One Zavarzinia compransoris genomic region harbors:
- a CDS encoding SDR family NAD(P)-dependent oxidoreductase — MLNGKVALVTGAGRGIGRGIASHLANLGARLVLVSRTPGEVNTLAEEIVQAGGSALAVAGTVSDPASVEAVLDAAYGAHGRLDIAVNNAGIVEDAHFLDITMESWDRVIGTNLTGTFLVMQRAARRMKAHGGGAIVNIASIDAQGYDGPQASYVASKAGIVGLTRDAATALAPFGIRVNTVSPGWVRTRMVEDFLSPEQLDYMLHRFARVPMRRLVEIGEVAAAVAFLASDAASAVTGIDIPVDGGTLATLGVYESLPA, encoded by the coding sequence ATGCTGAACGGCAAGGTCGCGCTGGTCACCGGGGCCGGCCGGGGGATCGGCCGGGGCATCGCCAGCCACCTGGCGAACCTCGGTGCCCGCCTGGTGCTGGTCAGCCGCACGCCGGGCGAGGTGAACACCCTGGCGGAAGAGATCGTGCAGGCCGGCGGCAGCGCCCTCGCTGTGGCGGGCACCGTGTCCGATCCCGCCTCGGTGGAAGCGGTGCTCGATGCCGCCTATGGCGCCCACGGCCGGCTCGACATCGCGGTGAACAATGCCGGGATCGTCGAGGACGCGCATTTCCTCGACATCACGATGGAAAGCTGGGACCGGGTGATCGGCACCAACCTGACCGGCACCTTCCTGGTCATGCAGCGCGCCGCCCGGCGGATGAAGGCGCATGGCGGCGGTGCCATCGTCAACATCGCCTCGATCGACGCTCAAGGCTACGACGGGCCCCAGGCGTCCTATGTCGCCTCCAAGGCCGGGATCGTCGGCCTGACCCGGGATGCGGCGACCGCGCTCGCCCCCTTCGGCATCCGGGTGAACACGGTCAGCCCCGGCTGGGTGCGCACCAGGATGGTCGAGGACTTCCTCAGCCCCGAACAGCTGGACTACATGCTGCATCGCTTCGCCCGCGTGCCCATGCGCCGGCTGGTCGAGATCGGCGAGGTGGCGGCCGCCGTGGCCTTCCTCGCCTCCGACGCCGCCTCGGCCGTCACCGGCATCGACATCCCGGTCGACGGCGGCACGCTGGCGACCCTCGGCGTCTATGAAAGCCTGCCGGCCTGA